A single region of the Acidithiobacillus acidisediminis genome encodes:
- a CDS encoding tRNA threonylcarbamoyladenosine dehydratase translates to MFDDAFERTRILVGDDGLARLADAHVFLAGLGGVGAYVAENLARAGVGQLTLVDHDCVSGSNLNRQLVALHSTQGMPKVEVMARRIADIAPNCRVTTQQTFLQAGNVQAVLRDSAATVLADCIDAIACKAALIQAAQGLGMAIYSSMGAGNRLDPGQVRLARLNQTEVCPLARELRGLLRHAGASLDLWAVYSREQPRPTAPRATPDAGPGGRPKTVNGTISYMPAIFGVHLAGAILQRLLAGTENSAN, encoded by the coding sequence ATGTTTGATGATGCCTTTGAACGAACCCGCATTCTGGTAGGTGACGACGGCTTGGCCCGCCTCGCCGACGCCCATGTCTTTCTCGCTGGCCTCGGTGGGGTTGGCGCTTATGTCGCCGAAAACCTTGCCCGTGCGGGGGTCGGGCAGCTGACCTTGGTAGACCATGATTGTGTTTCCGGGAGCAACCTGAACCGACAACTGGTGGCTCTGCACAGTACCCAGGGAATGCCCAAGGTTGAGGTCATGGCAAGACGTATCGCGGACATTGCGCCAAATTGCCGGGTAACGACGCAGCAGACCTTTCTGCAGGCGGGCAATGTGCAAGCGGTGCTGCGGGACAGCGCTGCGACAGTGTTGGCGGATTGCATTGACGCCATTGCCTGCAAAGCGGCATTGATTCAGGCCGCCCAGGGTCTCGGAATGGCGATCTACTCCAGCATGGGGGCCGGAAATCGTCTGGATCCTGGTCAGGTCCGTTTGGCACGTCTGAATCAGACGGAGGTTTGTCCATTGGCGCGGGAACTGCGGGGACTACTCCGCCATGCGGGTGCGTCTCTGGATCTGTGGGCGGTGTACTCGCGAGAGCAACCCCGTCCGACCGCGCCGCGCGCGACCCCGGACGCTGGTCCGGGGGGGCGCCCCAAAACCGTGAATGGCACGATTTCCTACATGCCGGCGATTTTTGGTGTCCATTTGGCAGGGGCGATCTTGCAGCGACTTTTGGCAGGAACAGAGAACTCGGCTAACTAG
- a CDS encoding TatD family hydrolase produces MLIDSHCHLDHEEFCSDRAAVLARSRAADVSAWVVPGYSPKHWCRLQSLGREENGVGIAFGVHPLFLDDLVDADWSRLEQLLGHAVAVGEVGLDQGPGAPALERQLPVLQKQLEMARSLRLPVILHARGVTEVLLQTLRPWAPIDGVWHSFSGSPEQAQKAIQMGLCLGFGGAVTHPRAVRLQRVLRSLPAQSLLLETDAPFQSGSSHRGQRNEPAYLSEIVDFVADLRGDSRAGLAKICYDNTLRAFPRLEQVLSDV; encoded by the coding sequence TTGCTGATCGACAGCCATTGTCACCTGGATCACGAAGAGTTTTGCAGCGATCGCGCTGCTGTACTTGCGCGTTCGCGCGCCGCCGACGTGAGCGCGTGGGTCGTTCCGGGCTATAGCCCAAAGCATTGGTGTCGTCTGCAATCCCTGGGGCGAGAGGAAAATGGCGTGGGGATCGCCTTCGGTGTGCATCCGCTGTTTCTCGACGACCTCGTGGATGCAGACTGGTCCCGTCTGGAGCAATTACTTGGCCATGCGGTGGCTGTGGGGGAGGTTGGCTTGGATCAGGGGCCGGGAGCGCCGGCCTTGGAGCGGCAACTACCCGTTCTGCAGAAACAGTTGGAGATGGCACGATCCCTACGCTTGCCGGTGATCCTCCATGCCCGCGGGGTAACGGAGGTTCTGCTGCAAACGCTGCGTCCATGGGCGCCGATCGATGGGGTATGGCATAGCTTTTCCGGTAGTCCGGAACAGGCACAGAAGGCCATACAGATGGGTTTGTGCCTGGGCTTCGGCGGTGCTGTCACCCATCCGCGAGCAGTGCGGCTGCAGCGTGTGCTGCGCTCCTTGCCGGCGCAGTCCTTGCTCTTGGAGACCGACGCCCCTTTTCAGTCCGGCAGTTCTCACCGTGGGCAACGCAACGAGCCTGCCTACCTGAGCGAAATCGTAGACTTTGTGGCTGACTTGCGCGGCGATTCCCGCGCTGGTTTGGCAAAAATTTGTTATGACAATACGCTGCGCGCATTTCCGCGCCTGGAGCAGGTACTTTCCGATGTTTGA
- a CDS encoding TetR/AcrR family transcriptional regulator yields the protein MNPVATRKLRNPEQTRIDLLAAAYNEILESGFQAASLDRILAKTSVSKGALYHHFGTKQELGLAVIEDVIAPQLAERWFAPLQRTSDPVACLRQLLAEKIDAADERLLRYGCPLNNLIQEMSPLDENFRQGLQKILDQWIQVIAEALTRGRAHGNVRADIVPRDAALFLVAAIEGCVGLGKNAQSLHSYQTCLGQLLHYLDTLGH from the coding sequence ATGAATCCCGTTGCAACGCGAAAACTTCGAAACCCCGAGCAGACCCGTATCGATCTGCTTGCGGCTGCGTACAACGAAATCCTCGAAAGTGGTTTTCAAGCAGCGAGCCTGGATCGCATTCTGGCGAAAACCTCCGTCAGCAAAGGCGCACTGTACCACCATTTTGGCACCAAACAGGAGCTGGGGCTGGCGGTCATCGAGGACGTCATTGCACCACAACTGGCGGAGCGCTGGTTCGCGCCGTTGCAGCGCACTTCCGACCCGGTGGCCTGTTTGCGGCAACTGCTGGCGGAAAAGATTGATGCTGCGGACGAACGTCTCCTGCGCTACGGCTGCCCCCTGAACAATTTGATCCAGGAAATGAGCCCCTTGGACGAAAACTTTCGTCAAGGACTGCAGAAGATCCTCGATCAATGGATTCAGGTCATCGCCGAAGCGCTCACGCGCGGGCGGGCACATGGTAATGTCCGCGCCGACATCGTCCCGCGAGACGCTGCCCTCTTTTTGGTTGCCGCGATCGAGGGTTGTGTGGGCCTAGGGAAGAATGCACAGTCCCTGCACAGCTATCAAACCTGCCTCGGCCAACTCCTGCATTACCTCGACACCCTCGGTCACTGA
- a CDS encoding dienelactone hydrolase family protein, translating into MSQIQSEWLQVSSDLRAYYARPSGNGPFPLILVFIEAFGVNEHFEEVAQRLAQEGYAAIVPDIYHGNVYDYTDFQNAIGHLRTLKDEPVMAEAKATIAALQQRPEIAPGKIGVVGFCMGGRYTFLANAALAEHIAVAVAFYGGGIAPESDPAGRPALLEHVPAMQAPLTLLYGAEDQSIQPDEHARIVAALSGAKKRYNLSVFPGAPHGFFSDRRDSYRPEVAAEAWQITLQAFAQHLGGDQ; encoded by the coding sequence ATGTCGCAAATCCAATCCGAATGGTTGCAAGTCTCTTCCGACCTTCGCGCCTATTACGCGCGTCCCTCTGGAAATGGGCCATTTCCACTGATCTTGGTGTTCATCGAGGCATTCGGCGTCAACGAACACTTCGAGGAAGTCGCACAACGCTTGGCGCAGGAGGGATACGCCGCAATCGTCCCCGATATTTACCACGGTAACGTTTACGACTATACCGACTTCCAGAATGCGATCGGACACTTGCGCACCCTCAAGGATGAACCCGTCATGGCCGAGGCCAAGGCCACGATTGCCGCGCTGCAGCAACGTCCCGAAATCGCCCCAGGAAAGATTGGCGTCGTAGGCTTCTGCATGGGCGGGCGTTATACCTTCCTTGCCAATGCGGCGCTTGCCGAACACATCGCCGTGGCCGTTGCCTTCTATGGCGGTGGCATTGCGCCAGAATCCGATCCTGCCGGCAGACCAGCGTTGCTGGAACATGTACCCGCCATGCAGGCTCCCCTCACCTTGCTCTATGGGGCAGAAGACCAATCCATTCAGCCAGACGAACACGCCCGCATCGTAGCAGCCCTCAGCGGCGCCAAAAAACGCTATAACCTGAGTGTTTTCCCCGGAGCGCCACATGGTTTCTTCAGCGACCGGCGCGACAGTTATCGGCCAGAGGTAGCAGCGGAGGCCTGGCAGATTACCCTGCAGGCGTTTGCACAGCATCTGGGAGGCGATCAGTGA
- a CDS encoding NADH:flavin oxidoreductase/NADH oxidase, with product MSKLLFQPWQLRSVTLRNRVIMAPMCQYSTPDGIAREWHLVHLGSRAVGGAGMVMVEAAAISPEGRISPDDLGIWNDAQADALRPIVQFIQDQGAVAAIQIAHAGRKASTAAPFRGGAPIAPEAERGWQPVGASPLPFSPQHTTPQEMSTADLARIREDFVAAAERARAAGFSVLELHMAHGYLLHSFLSPISNQRQDSYGGSLDNRLRFPLEVARAVRAIWPEELPLWVRISATDWVDGGWDIEQSVQLARELKKIGVEVIDCSSGGMTPDAQIPAGPGFQVPFAQRIREEVQIPTVAVGLITEPMQAEQILLTGQADAVALARELLRNPYWPLQAAQMLGVDWSWPPQYDRAKPVH from the coding sequence GTGAGCAAGCTGCTGTTCCAGCCTTGGCAGCTGCGCAGCGTCACCCTGCGCAACCGCGTCATCATGGCGCCCATGTGCCAGTACTCGACTCCCGATGGCATCGCGAGGGAGTGGCATCTGGTGCATCTCGGCAGCCGCGCAGTAGGCGGTGCCGGCATGGTCATGGTCGAGGCCGCCGCTATCAGTCCGGAAGGGCGAATCTCCCCCGATGATCTCGGCATCTGGAACGACGCGCAGGCTGACGCCCTACGACCCATCGTTCAGTTCATCCAAGATCAGGGCGCGGTGGCGGCTATTCAGATTGCCCACGCCGGGCGCAAGGCGTCCACCGCGGCGCCATTCCGTGGTGGTGCGCCCATCGCTCCCGAGGCAGAGCGTGGCTGGCAACCCGTGGGGGCCAGCCCCCTACCCTTCAGCCCGCAACATACCACGCCGCAGGAAATGAGCACGGCCGATCTCGCCAGGATTCGCGAGGATTTTGTCGCCGCGGCAGAGCGGGCCCGCGCGGCGGGCTTTTCGGTGCTTGAACTGCACATGGCGCATGGATATCTCCTGCACAGTTTTCTCTCGCCAATCAGCAATCAACGGCAGGATTCGTACGGTGGCAGCCTGGACAATCGCCTCCGCTTCCCCCTCGAAGTTGCACGTGCAGTACGCGCCATCTGGCCCGAAGAGCTCCCGCTCTGGGTGCGCATTTCCGCTACTGATTGGGTGGACGGTGGCTGGGATATCGAACAGTCCGTGCAGCTGGCGCGAGAGCTGAAAAAGATTGGGGTGGAGGTGATCGATTGCAGTAGTGGTGGAATGACACCCGATGCTCAGATCCCTGCCGGACCAGGCTTTCAGGTCCCCTTTGCGCAACGAATCCGCGAGGAAGTGCAGATCCCAACGGTTGCGGTAGGCTTGATCACCGAACCGATGCAGGCCGAGCAAATCCTGCTAACCGGCCAAGCGGATGCCGTGGCTTTGGCGCGTGAGCTGCTGCGCAATCCCTACTGGCCACTTCAGGCCGCGCAAATGTTGGGCGTGGACTGGAGTTGGCCACCGCAGTACGATCGCGCCAAGCCTGTCCACTAA
- a CDS encoding DMT family transporter yields MRSRETTLAFASIFLLALIWGYNWVVMKVALQDSAPLLFAALRVLFSAPILLLFLLLQKRSLALPPLRYILPYGLLQSTGFVGATLLALEYAGAGKTAILVYMMPIWLMLFAWPVLGERLHGLQIPALLLALIGLLIILEPWKAESAPWQGPFFAILSGISWAASAIWHKRYVPQGQDLINATFWQASIGGVVLLFGALLLEGWRVHWTAPFVAALAYNAIPGTALAYVLWLFALRHLPSGVAGIATLLAPLIGVFAAWLQLGEQPDIWEGIGMAGIFSALFLVSWQHLQPKEHSTALPAQE; encoded by the coding sequence ATGCGTTCTCGTGAAACGACGCTGGCTTTTGCCTCAATTTTCCTGCTGGCGTTGATCTGGGGCTACAACTGGGTAGTGATGAAAGTTGCCCTGCAAGACAGTGCGCCACTGTTGTTTGCGGCTCTGCGGGTGCTGTTCAGTGCACCAATCTTGTTGCTGTTTCTGTTGTTACAGAAGCGATCCCTCGCCCTTCCACCCCTGCGCTATATCCTGCCCTACGGACTCTTGCAAAGCACCGGCTTCGTCGGCGCCACTTTGCTTGCATTGGAATATGCGGGAGCGGGCAAGACGGCGATCCTGGTCTACATGATGCCCATCTGGTTGATGCTGTTTGCCTGGCCGGTGCTGGGAGAACGCCTGCATGGTCTACAGATTCCCGCCTTGCTTCTCGCCCTCATCGGTTTGTTGATCATTCTGGAGCCCTGGAAGGCCGAATCTGCGCCCTGGCAAGGGCCTTTTTTCGCCATCCTCTCAGGGATTTCCTGGGCCGCCTCCGCCATCTGGCACAAACGCTACGTGCCTCAGGGGCAGGATCTGATCAATGCCACCTTCTGGCAAGCTTCCATTGGCGGTGTCGTGCTCTTGTTTGGCGCCTTATTGCTGGAAGGCTGGCGAGTGCATTGGACCGCTCCGTTTGTCGCGGCGCTGGCCTACAACGCCATCCCCGGCACGGCCCTGGCCTATGTGCTCTGGCTTTTTGCCCTGCGCCACCTGCCCTCTGGAGTCGCCGGCATCGCCACACTCCTGGCCCCCTTGATCGGCGTCTTCGCCGCCTGGTTACAGCTCGGCGAGCAGCCAGACATCTGGGAAGGCATCGGAATGGCCGGTATTTTCTCTGCCCTCTTCCTGGTCAGTTGGCAGCATCTGCAGCCGAAGGAGCACAGTACTGCTCTCCCAGCACAGGAGTAA
- a CDS encoding glycerate kinase — MRVLIVPDHFKGSLSAGEAAEAMHAGFSTIFPHWQYQLLPLADGGEGTLDLLLQSMPGRRVVATVQDPLGREISAEFGLLDGKRTALIEMAQASGLLLLRAEERNPLRSSSTGTGELLRAALNMGCTRIILGIGGSATNDGGMGLLTALGLRFFDDSGHLLTASGAALEKVAKIDTEQLDTRLQHCAIEVMCDVDNPLLGESGATRMFGKQKGANATMLASLEAGMTNYADHLEQASGICVNSIPGSGAAGGVGAACLAFLGARLRPGIEVLADLLNLRQKIADADLVLSGEGCVDAQTLHGKTIAGVAQICRELGKPLIVLAGSRSGNPDTLREAGISVIVTSLPGLGAEAELFAAGAAHLRETAQNTARLLDLGMELRRP; from the coding sequence GTGCGCGTTCTTATCGTACCCGACCATTTCAAAGGTAGCCTCAGCGCAGGGGAAGCAGCGGAGGCAATGCACGCAGGCTTTTCCACCATCTTTCCGCATTGGCAGTACCAGTTGCTTCCCTTGGCCGACGGCGGCGAAGGCACCTTGGATTTGCTTCTGCAATCCATGCCGGGAAGACGAGTGGTAGCAACCGTGCAGGATCCCCTCGGACGGGAAATCTCGGCTGAATTTGGCTTGCTGGACGGGAAGCGTACCGCTTTGATTGAAATGGCGCAGGCCAGTGGTCTGCTGCTCCTGCGTGCTGAAGAACGGAATCCCTTGCGCAGCTCCAGCACGGGAACCGGAGAGCTTTTGCGCGCCGCTCTGAACATGGGCTGCACGCGGATCATCCTGGGGATCGGCGGCAGTGCTACCAATGATGGCGGCATGGGTTTGCTGACTGCTCTGGGCTTACGTTTTTTCGACGACTCCGGGCATCTGCTCACCGCTTCCGGCGCCGCCCTCGAAAAGGTAGCAAAGATCGATACCGAACAACTGGATACGCGCCTGCAACACTGCGCGATCGAAGTAATGTGTGATGTCGATAATCCCCTGCTCGGAGAGTCTGGCGCTACCCGAATGTTTGGAAAACAAAAGGGAGCGAACGCAACCATGCTCGCCTCCCTGGAGGCCGGGATGACAAACTATGCCGACCATCTGGAGCAGGCGAGTGGCATATGCGTCAACTCGATTCCCGGGAGCGGTGCGGCCGGCGGCGTTGGCGCCGCCTGCCTCGCCTTCTTAGGGGCCAGGTTACGACCGGGCATTGAGGTGCTGGCCGATCTGCTGAACCTGCGCCAGAAGATTGCGGACGCTGATCTGGTTCTTAGTGGTGAGGGTTGCGTAGATGCGCAGACACTTCATGGAAAAACCATCGCCGGGGTGGCGCAAATCTGCAGAGAACTGGGCAAACCCCTGATCGTCCTCGCTGGCTCCCGCTCAGGCAACCCCGATACCCTGCGGGAGGCTGGCATCAGCGTCATCGTCACCAGCCTGCCCGGCTTGGGCGCGGAGGCAGAACTCTTTGCTGCGGGTGCGGCGCACCTTCGGGAAACGGCACAGAATACCGCCCGCTTGCTAGATCTCGGCATGGAACTGCGGCGTCCCTGA
- a CDS encoding Glu/Leu/Phe/Val family dehydrogenase, producing MTSNEILVSPLSYIRSHSTSPWQTYLSQIESVLPYLGELSRWVETLRHPKRALIVDVPIELDDGSIGHFEGFRVQHNLARGPGKGGVRFHPQVTLEEVMALSAWMTMKNAVVDLPYGGAKGGIRVQPNMLSAKELERLTRRYTSEIGIIIGPQQDIPAPDVNTNAQIMAWMMDTYSVNAGHTIPSVVTSKPLQLGGSVGREEATGRGVFITGREVARRLKMPLQDARVAVQGFGNVGAIAAKLFVEAGAVLVAVQNSSGTVYAEAGLDVAALQTHLARGGSLADFSSAEVLAAEDFWKVPCDILIPAALEGQITAERARSISARLILEGANGPTFPIADDIFAERDVVVVPDVLCNAGGVTVSYFEWVQNLSSFFWSEDEVHAQLEKILTGALGHVWDTAKRLKISLRTAALVVGCERVLTATTQRGLYP from the coding sequence TTGACTTCCAACGAAATACTAGTCTCACCCCTGTCTTATATTCGTTCCCATTCCACCAGCCCCTGGCAGACCTATTTATCACAAATTGAATCGGTATTGCCTTATTTGGGCGAATTATCGCGCTGGGTAGAAACCTTGCGCCACCCCAAACGCGCCTTGATTGTCGATGTGCCCATCGAGTTGGACGATGGGAGCATCGGTCATTTTGAGGGCTTTCGTGTACAACACAATCTGGCGCGTGGCCCGGGCAAGGGGGGTGTGCGGTTTCACCCGCAGGTGACCTTGGAGGAGGTCATGGCACTATCTGCGTGGATGACCATGAAAAACGCTGTCGTGGATCTACCCTATGGCGGCGCCAAGGGCGGCATCCGGGTGCAGCCGAATATGCTGTCCGCCAAGGAACTCGAGCGTCTCACCCGGCGCTATACCAGTGAAATCGGCATTATCATTGGGCCACAACAAGACATTCCGGCTCCCGACGTCAACACCAACGCGCAAATCATGGCCTGGATGATGGATACCTATTCGGTCAATGCCGGCCATACCATCCCCAGTGTGGTGACCAGTAAGCCGCTGCAGCTTGGCGGGTCAGTGGGGCGGGAAGAAGCCACGGGCCGTGGTGTCTTCATCACCGGACGTGAGGTGGCTCGGCGCCTGAAGATGCCTTTGCAGGATGCGCGTGTTGCAGTGCAGGGGTTTGGCAATGTGGGGGCGATCGCAGCAAAGCTCTTTGTAGAGGCGGGCGCGGTCTTGGTTGCAGTGCAAAATTCTTCAGGCACGGTCTATGCCGAGGCTGGCCTGGACGTAGCTGCGTTGCAGACACATTTGGCAAGGGGTGGCAGTCTGGCAGATTTTTCGTCGGCAGAGGTTCTGGCGGCGGAAGATTTTTGGAAGGTGCCTTGCGACATTCTCATCCCGGCGGCGTTGGAAGGACAGATCACCGCGGAGCGGGCACGTTCGATTTCGGCAAGACTCATTCTGGAGGGTGCAAATGGCCCTACGTTTCCGATAGCGGACGATATTTTTGCCGAGCGGGATGTCGTGGTGGTGCCGGATGTTCTCTGCAATGCTGGTGGTGTGACAGTCAGTTATTTTGAGTGGGTGCAAAACCTGTCCAGCTTTTTCTGGAGTGAGGATGAGGTGCACGCGCAACTCGAGAAGATCCTGACCGGTGCCCTTGGCCATGTCTGGGACACTGCCAAACGACTCAAGATCAGCCTGCGTACGGCTGCTCTCGTGGTGGGATGTGAGCGCGTCTTGACCGCTACCACACAGCGCGGTCTATATCCCTAG
- the glcF gene encoding glycolate oxidase subunit GlcF, giving the protein MQSEIASQFRQDVDIDEAEGILRSCVHCGFCTATCPTYQVLGDELDGPRGRIYLIKDFLAGHETSAETREHLDRCLLCRACETTCPSGVRYGRLVEISRREMDRQLPRPAADRLNRALMRQVFPYPQRLRPLLWLGQSLKDILRDDWARRIPACPDQPGERSSPVPERPRVLLLAGCVQSVSTPNTNAALKAILDHLGISWRIAPAAGCCGALSMHLGAEEEALGFMRRNIDAWWPWVEQGAEAILISASGCASMLKDYAQALRHDAQYAAKAERISALARDPGDWLLAAGADWRFSGQTRARVALHNPCSLQHALRLHGQIEGLLRAAGYQLLPVADGHLCCGSAGSYSLLQPQMANELRTRKLRNLQAAEPEVIATANVGCQLHLQQEAAVPVRHWLELLAEAVSQE; this is encoded by the coding sequence ATGCAAAGCGAGATCGCCAGCCAATTTCGCCAGGATGTAGACATTGATGAGGCCGAGGGCATCCTGCGCAGTTGCGTCCACTGTGGCTTTTGTACTGCTACCTGTCCTACCTATCAGGTGCTTGGGGATGAGCTGGATGGCCCGCGTGGGCGTATTTATCTGATCAAAGATTTCCTGGCAGGGCACGAAACGAGCGCGGAAACCCGGGAACATCTGGATCGCTGCTTGCTCTGTCGTGCTTGTGAGACGACCTGCCCGTCGGGGGTTCGCTACGGACGACTGGTGGAAATCTCCCGTCGAGAGATGGATCGACAATTGCCCCGCCCCGCCGCGGATCGGCTCAATCGGGCCTTGATGCGGCAGGTATTCCCCTATCCACAGCGCTTGCGGCCCTTGTTGTGGCTCGGTCAATCGCTCAAGGACATTTTGCGCGACGATTGGGCACGGCGCATCCCTGCTTGCCCAGATCAGCCTGGAGAACGCTCGTCGCCAGTACCAGAGCGCCCCCGCGTGCTACTCCTCGCTGGCTGTGTACAAAGCGTCAGCACGCCAAACACCAACGCAGCGCTCAAAGCCATCCTCGATCACCTCGGCATATCCTGGCGAATTGCGCCTGCGGCCGGGTGTTGTGGCGCCCTGAGCATGCACTTGGGCGCGGAAGAGGAGGCGTTGGGGTTCATGCGCCGCAATATCGACGCCTGGTGGCCGTGGGTAGAGCAGGGGGCCGAGGCAATCCTGATCAGTGCCAGCGGCTGTGCTTCCATGTTGAAAGACTATGCCCAGGCCTTGCGCCACGATGCGCAGTACGCCGCCAAGGCCGAGCGCATTTCTGCCTTGGCGCGCGATCCCGGAGACTGGCTCTTGGCGGCTGGCGCCGATTGGCGGTTTTCCGGGCAGACCCGCGCCCGGGTTGCTCTGCACAACCCCTGCTCCCTGCAGCATGCCCTGCGCTTGCACGGCCAGATCGAGGGACTTCTGCGAGCCGCTGGTTATCAGTTGCTTCCCGTCGCTGATGGGCATCTCTGTTGTGGTTCAGCGGGTAGTTATTCCTTGCTCCAGCCACAAATGGCAAATGAATTGCGCACCCGCAAGCTCAGGAATCTGCAGGCCGCTGAACCTGAGGTGATAGCTACTGCGAATGTCGGATGCCAACTCCACTTGCAGCAGGAGGCGGCGGTTCCTGTGCGCCATTGGCTGGAGTTGTTGGCAGAGGCCGTCTCGCAGGAATAA